A section of the Malus sylvestris chromosome 17, drMalSylv7.2, whole genome shotgun sequence genome encodes:
- the LOC126610690 gene encoding 25.3 kDa vesicle transport protein: MVKLTMIARVTDGLPLAEGLDDGRDVKDSEFYKQQVKALFKNLSRGQNEPSRMSVETGPFVFHYIIEGRVCYLTMCDRAYPKKLAFQYLEDLKNEFERVNGTQIETAARPYAFIKFDTFIQKTKKLYQDTRTQRNIAKLNDELYEVHQIMTRNVQEVLGVGEKLDQVSQMSSRLTSESRVYADKARDLNRQALIRKYAPIAIVLGVVFLLFWVKTKLW; encoded by the exons ATGGTGAAGCTGACAATGATTGCTCGTGTTACTGATGGTCTTCCACTAGCAGAGGGACTGGATGATGGCCGTGATGTAAAAGACTCGGAATTCTACAAACAACAAGTCAAGGCTTTATTCAAGAACTTGTCAAGAGGCCAAAATGAGCCTTCAAGGATGTCAGTTGAAACTGGTCCTTTTGTTTTCCA CTATATCATCGAAGGACGTGTGTGTTACTTAACAATGTGCGACCGTGCCTATCCAAAGAAACTTGCCTTCCAATACCTTGAAGATCTCAAGAATGAATTTGAGCGTGTTAACGGGACCCAAATTGAAACTGCTGCAAGGCCTTATGCATTCATTAAATTTG ATACATTCATacagaaaacaaagaaattgtACCAGGACACTCGCACTCAGAGGAATATTGCAAAGTTGAATGATGAGCTCTATGAAGTCCACCAAATAATGACTCGCAATGTTCAGGAAGTGCTTGGTGTTGGTGAAAAGTTGGACC AGGTTAGTCAAATGTCCAGCCGTTTAACATCAGAATCTCGTGTGTATGCTGATAAAGCGAGAGATTTGAATCGACAG GCTCTGATCCGAAAGTATGCACCTATTGCCATTGTGCTTGGAGTGGTTTTCCTCCTTTTCTGGGTCAAAACAAAGCTCTGGTGA